TGGATCGGGAGCTTCGTTTTTCACGGGGAGCTATGCATATAATGCAAATGGTACTGTCATTCCGGGGTTGGGGCCACCTTCGAGTTCCGGCGAGAGTCTCGGGTTATCTCCAGTCGATGATGACGGCCTCACACAAACACCCAAAGCTGTCAGCCAAAGCACCGTCCGTTCTCCCGCAGAAATGCTTTCCATCGGGGATTCGAGGCTCGCTTCTTACTTCGCCCTCCCGGGCAACGCCAAAACGGCAGGAAGCGGGGAGATGAAATGTGGCGCGAATGCAGGACAACCACCACTCTTTCCTTACCCGCTCAGGCACGGCTCGACCTACAATGTGGTGTTGTGTGACTCGCATGTGGAGTCCATAGGCGTGACGCTGCTGTTTCAGCCGGCTGCCACGGGCCTAAGGTGGAACCGAGATCATGAGCCACACCCGGAAACATGGGTGCCGTGATGGAAAACCCATTAAAACGCATTTCGGACCCGGTGCAAGTTTTCCCTGCGCCAGTAGGTTCGAGCTAAAAACACTGGCATCCCACAAGCGACAAAATTCGAGCGTGAACCTTCGGTTTTCCGAAGGATCTGAAGAACCTACGGCGGGTCGACTTTAAGAATTTCAGCTCATTTTCCGCAACGGTAGAGATTGCCTTGGCT
This portion of the Verrucomicrobiia bacterium genome encodes:
- a CDS encoding prepilin-type N-terminal cleavage/methylation domain-containing protein, with the protein product MSLSISPEKTAPHREYTAFHIARVWHRGFTLIELLVVIAIIAILAALLLPALSLAKAKANSAACKNHLRQLGVPLEMYVEDNENRFPYLFLYTGANRTGTVFSALYPYCPVRWTNVAYHCPGYRGAIVDIGSGASFFTGSYAYNANGTVIPGLGPPSSSGESLGLSPVDDDGLTQTPKAVSQSTVRSPAEMLSIGDSRLASYFALPGNAKTAGSGEMKCGANAGQPPLFPYPLRHGSTYNVVLCDSHVESIGVTLLFQPAATGLRWNRDHEPHPETWVP